GGCGGTGGTCGCGACGGCGGCGGAGCCGGTGCTGCAGTTGGCGGTGGCCTGCGCGGCGGTGGCGGTTGTGGTGCCGGTGGGCCTGCGCGGTGATCTGCCATGGCCGGTCCTGGGGGTGGCGCTGGTGGGGTGTTTGGGCGTGGTGGCGCTGGCGGCGGTGATCCTGCGACGCCGCTTGGCGAAGGCCGGCGTGCAACCGCGCTGGCGGGTCGGATCGGCGTTGGCGGTGGTCGGCTCACACCTGGGGGTGATGGTGATCCAGACCCTGATGTTTCAACTGGTGGTGAGCCGAGTCGGCGGTGGTTGGGAGGCGGATGGGCTCACCTTGTTTGGCGTGGTGGTGGTCTCCTGGACGGCCGGGCTGGTGGTGATCGGGGCGCCGGGAGGCATCGGGGTGCGCGAGCTCACGCTGGCGGTGCTGGCCGAGCGTCTGGGCGCGCCGGGCGAGGTGGTGGCGGTGGCGGCGGTGCTCACGCGACTGGCGGCGGTGGCGGGCGACGTGAGCAGTGCGGCCCTGGCGCGGTGGTGGCCGAGTAAAGAATAGAGGATTGACCCCTTATTCCGGGGGGCGGATGGGGAGCTCGAGGGTGAAGGTGGCGCCGTGGCCGGGACCGTCGCTGGTGGCGGTGAGGCTGCCGCCCATTTCATTGGCAAAGTTTGCTCCGCTGTGCAGGCCGAAGCCGTGACCCTTGGCCCGGGTGGTGAAACCATGGGAGAAGATGCGGGTGAGGTTTTCCGGCGGGATGCCGACGCCGTTGTCGATGACCGAGATGCGCACGGTGTCGGGGTCGGGTTGCTCGACCCGGGCGATGATTTTACGGTCGCCGGCTTCGATTTCGGTGAGCGCATAACGCGCGTTTTGGAAGAGGTTGACCAGGATCTGCAGGACCTTGTGTTTGTCGACGACGACGATGGGGTCGGTGTGGAAGTCCCGAATGAGTTCGATCTGGTGGCGCTCGAAGGCGGCGGTGTGGATCTGCAGGGAGTCTTTGATGATCTCGGAAAGCTGCACCTGCTGGAGGAAGCCCGACACCTTGGCGTAGTTCTGCTGGGTGGCAACGATGTCGCGGATGTGTTCGATGTTGCGGGTGAGTTGCTCGTGTTCGTTGAGCACAAATTCGCGCTCGTTGGCGAGGTTGGCGGCGATTTGGATGATGAACTCCGGCAGGTGTTTGCCGCGGGGGTCGTTGGAGACGAAGTGTTCGAAGTCGTTTTGGTGTTCCTTGAGCAGGTCGGCGAGGCGGACGAGGGAGCGCAGTTTGGACTCACGCACCCGGTCGTTGACGAGCGAGGAGGAGACGTTGACGGAGTTGAGCACGTTGCCGACGTTGTGGAGCACGCCGGTGGCGATTTCGGCCATGCCGGCCTGGCGGGAGGCGTTGATGAGCTGCTGTTGGGCGGCAACGAGTTCCTGGGTGCGCTCGGTGACGCGTTGTTCGAGGGTGTTGTTGGCTTCGAGCAAGGCGTCCTGCGCGTGCTGGCGGGCGATGGTGGCACCCAGCATGTCGGCGGCGGAACGCAGGCTGTTTTGTTCGGCGACCTCCCACCTGCGGGCGACGCGGCAGTCATCGAGGTTCAGGGTGCCCCACACTTCGCCGCTCACCATGATGGGTAACAGAATCGTGGCTTTGACGTGAGTGGCCGTGAAGACGGCCCGTTTGTCTTCCGACACGTCTTCGGCCCGGGCGGCGATGCCTTCGCCGGTGAGCAGCGAGTCCATCCAGTCACCGAAGGGGGTCTCGCGCGGGTGGTAGACCGGGTGTTCGGGGTGGGCGGCATCGGATTCGGGGGGGATGTCGTCCCGCTGCCAGTGGTATTGGCGAACGGAGCGTTCGGCGCCGGGAGTGAGGTCAGTGAAGACGAAGACGGAGGCCCGGTCGACGCCGGTGGCTTCGGCAAGTTCGTGCAGCACGGCGGGAATGGTGCCTTCCCAGCTGTCGGCGCGCAGGAAGAGCTCGGCCGAACGGCGCACGCTGCCGACGATGCGGTCGCGCCGTTCGAGTGATGCGGTCATGTCATTGACCGAGCCAGAGAGGGAGCCGATTTCGTCGCTGCGGTGGATGGTGGCGCGGACGCGGAGTTCGCCATGGGCAACTCGGTCGACGACCTTGCGCAGGGCGAGAATGGGCTGCACGAGTCGCTTGGCATAGATGACCGAAGCGATGAGGCTGAGCACCAGACAGACCAAGGTGACGATAGCGGTGGTCTGGTAGAGGTTGTTGACGTTGCTTTTGTAGGTATCGAGTGAGAGGCCGACGTGGATCCAGCCCCACTCGATGGCGGAATAATCGAAGGGCTGGGAGTAGTGGTAAATGCGCTCGGGGGAGAGGGACACCTCACCGATATTACCGGAGGGCACGCGTCGTTCCGGGTGCCATTCCGGGCCGGAATCCATCTCGGCGCGCCAGCCCTCGCGATCGCTGATGAGGGAGAAGCCGTCGTTGCGGGTGATGACGATGTAAACGAGGGCGGGGTCGCCGCGAAGCATCTCCATGCTGTGGTCGACGACGCTGCTGTAGTCCTCGTTGATGGCGGCGCCGGCGGCGACATCGCGCAGGGAAACGGCGACACCATGGGCCTTGGATTCGAGGCTCTCCACAAAGGTGCGCTGCTGTTGCGGCACGATGAAGACGATGAAGACGCCCAAGGTCATGACAGTGACCAGCCAGGACAGCAGCGCGGTGCGCTGCATGATGCCGATGCTGGAGCGGGGGGCCGACGGTGAATTCATGACGAACGTTGGGCTTGGACCGCCTGCCAGCGCGCGAGCAGTTCGCGGCAGGTGTCGAGTTCTTCCGGATTGTAGGGCATGATTTTACGCACCTTGAAGAGCGTAAGAATCTGACGACCATCGCTGTCCTCGTCGAGGTGAAGCAGGGCGTCGAGGATGTCCTTTTTGAAGTCTTCGTTGGGCCAGTCGCTCTCGCGGGTGCAGATCACGGCGTCGGCCAAACGCTGCGACCAGACGAGCACCTGTAGTTGACTGGCGACCTGGGGGTTGAGTTCGCCCATGAGTTTGAAGCTTGGCTCGTCGATGACACAGGCGTCCTTGGTCCCAAAAAAGACCGGTAGCACGACGGTGCTGGGTTTGTCCCCGGTGGAGATGGAGGCGAAAAAGTCCGCGGCGGGTGGCAGGTTGGCTTCGCCGAGGCGAGTCTCGACCCAGTCGCTAATCACGCCGGTATCGGCCAGTTCCCACCAGATGAGTGATTTGCCCTGCAGGTCTTCGAGGCGAGACCAGCTGCGGTCGCGGCGGGCAAGAATGACGAAGTGGCGTCCAGGCAGGTCTTCTTCGGCGATGGTGAACGTGGGTCGCATGGCCTCCAGCGGCGGCATCTGCAGGTAGGACCAGTTCATGATGATGCCGAGGTGGATGGGATTGGAGCGGCGGTTGAGTGCCGTGGCGTAGCTTTGGCGGTCGGGGAAGACTTCGGTTTCGACCCGGATTTTGTAGCCTTGGCGCTCGGCGATGTTGGCGAGAAAGTGACGGTAGGCGGCGATAGCGTCGTTGATGTTGGTATCGCGGAAAGCGTTTTGGCTCAGGCCGACGCGCAGCACGATGGGCTCCGCGGACTGAGCCGAGGCGAACCAAGCGCTGCAAGCGAAGGCGAAGAGGAGTCCGCCGCGCCGCATCCAGCTATGAAGGCGATGACTGGAGGTTTTCATGGCGTGGAGCGCGGGCGATCGATCGCGGCGTGGCGGTCGAGCAGAGCGAGGGTTTCGGCCAAATCTTCCGGGGTCCCCTGGAAGAGCTCTTCTTGTTGGAAGAGGGTGAGAATCTGGCTTTTGCCGGGATTCTCGTTGGTGCTGGTGAACTCATCGATGATGAGTTGGCGAGAGGGCGAAACAAAGTTTCCGCGGAAGAAGAAAAACGAGGAGACAACCGGAGGTGACTCGAGCAGGACTTCGAGTTGTTTGCCAACCTGCGGGTTGAGCTCCTGCATAAGTTCGAAGCCCTGCCGGGTAACGATGCAGGCATCGCTTTGGCCGAAGAAGACGTTGAGCACGTTGCGCGAGAGTTTGGCTTCCTGACGGACGTCGCCGAAGTGGTCGGCCGGAGCCGGTAGGTCGGCGTCATACAGCTCGAGGTCGAGCCACTCCGGCATGATGCAGGAGCGGGCGGAGAGCAGCATGACGAGTTTCTTGCCGCGCAGTTGGGTAAGGCTGCTGATCTGATCGGCTTTTCGCACCAGCAGCACGTAGTGGTCAAACGCTTCGCCGTTGGTGCGGGAGAGGAGCAGCGGGCCGACGGAGACCCGGTCGCGCAATTCCCAATACTCGCCGGCGGTGAGGGTGATGGCTTCCAAGCGGCTTTCGTTGAGCGCTTTCACCACGTCGTCGACGCGGTCAAAGGAGACGATCTCCGGCGAAACCGGCAGGCCGCGGGTGGCGGCGACTTCCTGAGTCCATACGCGCATGGCGGCGCGGGCATCGTTGAGGTTGATGCCTTCGAACATGCGCGCGGTGAAGCCGAAGTGCATGAGCTCGTCGGTCGGGCTGGAGGGCGCTTGCGCTGCCGCCATGGAGGCGGACAGCGCAGAAGCCAGAGCTAGCATAACACGACGGGCCAGAAGCATGGGCTGAGAGCGACAGCGTCGCGGGCTGAGCTCAGCGGAGGGCTTGGAAGCGGCTGCTGAGTTCGGAGCCGACGACAAACTGGAGTTGGGACTGGAGGGCGATATGATCGTAGAGCGCTTTGTAGTGTTGGGCGATCATGATGGCCTCGGTGAGCTGAGCGCGAATCACTTTGTCGGTTTCCACGAGTTCGGCCTGGTAGGCGCGCACGTTGAGGTCGCGATTTTCGGTGGCGGACTCCATGGCGACGCGGGAGGACTCACGGGCTTTCTCGGCGGCGGTGATGCTCAGCACGATGTCGCGCACGCGCAGGCCGATGCCTTCCTGGAGGAGGAACTTCTGTTCTTTGAGTTGGCCGAGTTGGGCGCGGGCTTCGGCGACGCGACCGCGGGTGAGGAAACCGTCGAAGAGGGGCACTTCTAGGCCGACGCCAACGCCCCAGCCTTTCTTGTTGTTGTCGGAGGCGAGGCCCACGGTCTGGTCGTTCCAGAAGCGATGGAGGCGGCCGGTGAGGGCGACCTTGGGGTGGTAACCACTGCGGGCGGTGCGCACGCCACCCTCGGCGGCGCGCAGGGCGGCTTCAAGGCGGGACCAGTCAGGGCTGAATTCGTAGGCGGCGGAGACGAGGTTGTTCAGGTCGGGCGTGATGGGCAGCCAGGGCAGTTCCTTGTCGGCCGGGGTGACGGAGTCGCGCCAGCTGCGGCCCATGGTGAAGGCGAGGGCGGCACCGGCCATGGCTTCGTTTTTCTCCAGCTGGGCGACGAGGCCGCGGATGGTTTCGACCATGATCTTGTTGTCGAGGAAGTCGGTCTTTTTGACCGTGCCGGAGCCTTCCTGGTAGAGCGATTCGGTGAGGCTGAGGGTGGCCTCCATGCGGGCGAGGGTGTCGTTGCCAATCTCGTGGAGACGGCGGGCGAGGACGGCGCCGTAGTAGAGGCGCTTGACGCTGTCGACGATTTGCAGGTCGGTGCGGCGGGCTTCCTGCAGCATGATGTCGCGGTAGGCGCCGGCCTGCTCGCGGTAGCCGCGACGCATGCCGCCGTCGTAGACGAGCCAGGTGAGGTCGACGGAGGCGGCGAGGTAGTCGCGGTCCATCAGGGAAATTTCCTGTTCGGGCACGCCGAAGAGGCTGCCGTCGGTGGTGATGGTCTGCGCCGGGGTGCTGACCGGGAGCTGGACTGGGTTGGGGCCGAAGACGCCGGCGGGGACGTTGATGAGGGCGGTGCCGGCCGGGACCTGCACGGTCTGCGGCGGGATATACATCTGCGAGGCCGGGAAGATGTAGTTGGGGTTCTCGTCGAGGCGCTCGTAGCCGGCGGAGAGTTTCACCTGCGGCCAGTAACCGGCCATGGCCTGCTGGTGGCGGGCCTCGGCCATCGCCACGGCGAACTGGGAGGCGGGGCGCTCGTGGTTGTTGGCGAGGGCGGCTTCGACGCATTCGTCCAAGGTCATCACCGGGCCGGAATCGGCCGCCGCAGTGGGCAGCGCGGCAAGACAGAGACCGCCGAGAAATGCGGAGGAGAGGAGCGGTCGGAGCGACGGAAGATAGGAGCGGGACATGATAAGTTTCAAACGGCGGAAGTGGGGGCGCACTTTAGAACCAAAAGCACTGGAAAGGATAAGGATAGGTGGGGTCGGGTATTTCCTTCAAGCCGCCGCTGCTTCGGAACTTACGTAGAATTATTGCGCAGTTTCCGGGTGAATGGCGGTTGGAATCCGCGTTGTCCGAGCGAGCTAAACGCAAAAAGCTCCCGCCGACCGAGGTCAGAGGGAGCTGCGAATGGAGCGGAAAACGGGGTCAGGCGGGGGCGGCGGTGACGGCGGGTTTGAGCACGGCAGCGCCGAGGGTGAGGTGCGGGCGGGTGAGGCGCCACGTGCACCGGGCATTGAGTGGGCCGGCATCCAGCGCGAGCTCCTCTGTCCACTGGCGGCTCACTGCCGGCGATTGCACGCGCAGGTCAGGCGCGACGCTGTCGGTCAGCAACGGCGCGAAGGTGAGCATGACCTCCACCTTGCGCTCCGCGATGCCGTTGATGGCGATGAGCCGCGAGTAGCAGGGGATGCCGTCTTCACTCTGCTCAAAAACCAGCCAGGTCTCTTCACCGAGGTCTGCCGGGGGCAGGTCGGCTGGCAGCCACGCTTCGGGCGCAATGCGCCAAGGCACGTTGGCTTCGACGGGGTGTTGCCGGAACCAGAGGGCGACGAGACCGTGGGGGCCGGACAGGCGCACGGGCGTGCCGTGGGTGAGGGTCCAGCCGTTGGGGGTGGTCGGGTGGGCGCGGTAGGCTTTAAATCCCATAATTATCCTCCTTCGAGAGCAGTGGTGTGGCGGGCGAGGGTGAGCAGCTCGTCGGGCCGCAGGGCCCGCTGGAGTTTGCGGGCGGCGGTGCGGATGGCGGGCAAAAGTTGGCGGGCGGTGTCGGGCGAAACCTCGGTGCCGTGGTCGGCGAGCACGGCGCGCACGGAGCTGGAGCCGGATTTGGCCCCGACGGTGAAGGCGTCGCGCTGGCGGCCGAGGAGCGACGGGGCGAAGGGTTCGTAGCTGCGCTCGTCGCGCAGGAGGCCGGCGCAGTGCAGGCCGGTCTCATGGCGAAAGGCGGCGGCGCCCACGATGGGGGCGGCGGGCGGCACGTCGCGGGTCGAGGCCTGGGCGACGAGTTCGGAGAGGGCGGGCAAGTGGGCGGGGTTGACGCCACAGTCGTGATGGTGGGCGATGCGCAGGGCCATCACGACCTGTTCGAGGGCGGCGTTGCCGGTGCGCTCGCCGAGGCCGTTGACCGTGACGCTCGCGGCGGTGGCTCCGGCGGTGAGGGCGGCGAGGGTATTGGCGGTGGCGAGACCGAGATCGTTGTGGGCGTGGATCTCAATCTCCAACCCCGGAGCGGCAGTGGTGAGTCTCCGCACCAACTGCGCCGTCCGCTCCGGGTGGAGAATGCCTACCGTATCGGCGATACGAATACGCTGGGCGCCGGCGGTGGCGGCCGCGGCGGCAAACGTATCCAAAAACTCGGGATTGGCCCGCGAGGCGTCCTGGGCGCCGACGGTGACGCGGGCAAAATGTTGGCGGGCGCGGGCGACGAGGCTGGCGACGTTTTCCAACACCCAGGCCTCGTCGCGCCGCCAAACGCCGAGGTGAATGGCCGAAACCGGGAAGGAAAGGTGCACGGCGGTGGCGCGGCAGGTGCGGGCGGCGTCGAGGTCGAGGCGGTCGGCCCGGCACCAGGCGAGGACGCGGGCGGCGCCGACGGTATCGATGATGGCGCGCAGATCGTCCTGCGCGTCGCAGCCCATGATGGGGATGCCGGCCTCGAGCTCGGGCACGCCGGCGGCGACGAGGGCGCGGGCGATGGCGAGTTTATCGGCGCGACTGAAGAGCACTCCGGCGGCCTGTTCGCCGTCACGCAGGGTGGTGTCGACAATGCGGCAGGAGAGGGAGGACATGAGCGGACGCGGCCGGCGGCGATGGCAGGCGGGTTCAGGGTTGGGCGGCGATGGCGGCGGTGGCGCACTGGTCGGCGCAGATGCCGCAGTCCATGCACTCGTCGGCCTCGATGGTGAACACCATGCCGGCGGGTTTGATGGCGCCCTGGGGGCAGGCGTCGGCGCAGGACCCGCAGGCCATGCATGCTTCGGCGTTGATTTGGTAGGCCATGGTGAATCAGGCGGGGATGAGGTGAGCGGTGGCGACGCCGTCACCTTCTTCGATGGCGTCGAGGATTTCATCGGCGACGTCTTCGGTGACGCCGCGATACCAGTGACCGGAGGGATAATCGATGACGACGGGACCGTTGACGCAGCAGTTGAGGCAGCCGGTCATGGAGACGACGACGCCTTCGAGGCCGCGGTCGTCGACCTCCCCCTGGAGGTATTGCACGAGGGCGAGGGATTCCTTCTTGGCGCAGGCCCCGGCGGGGCTGCCATTGGCGCGGAAACTACCGCAGACGAAGAGATGATGGGCGGGCGTTTGCATGATGATGAATTGGGTGAGCGGGGAGGCGCGGCGGCGTTACTTCGCTTGGTCGCCGAGGACTTCGCGGACGACGTGGCGGTCGAGGTTGAAGAGGCCGCCGGCGCAGTTGGCCTGGCGGGTCTTGTCGAGGAGCTTGTCGGTCCAGGCTTCCTCTTCGACCTGTTCGAGCAGGAAGGGGTGGAGGAAGGCTTGCGCGGCGTAGTCCTTCTCGGCGAGGGCGAGTTCGTAGAGCGCGTGGATGGCCGCGGTGTTGGCGCGCTCCAGGTCAAAGGCCGCTTTGGCGACGGCGATGAGATCGGAGAACTTGCTGGTGGGGGCGGGCACGGAGCCGACCTCGGGCGAGACGTCACGATCGACGAGGAAGTGGAAGAACTGGTGGGCGTGTTCCTGCTCCTCTGAGGTCTGGACGGTGAAGAGTTTGGCGAAGCCGCTCCAGTTGCGGGCTTCGCACCAGCAGGCCATGGCGAAGTAGGCTTTGGCGGTGGCAAACTCGCGGTTGCCCTGGGTTTCGAAGGCGGCTTGGAGAGTCGGTGAAATAGCCATCGTGTGCAGATTGTGGATACGTTGAAGAGAAGGACGGGAGGCGGAGGGGCGGCGGTTCAGCCGCAGCCGGTGCCGGTGCCTTTGCAGCCGGTGCCACAGGCGGTGAAGCGGCGTTTGAGGGCGGCGGGCACGGGCTGGTCGGTGAAGACGGCGCGCAGGCCCTCTTCGATGAGGCCCTCCATTTCGAGGACCTCGATGCCGCGCTGTTCGAGGATGCGCTTGGGCTTGGGACCGGCGGCGGAGACGAGGATGGCGCGGCAGTCGTGGAGGATGTCGGCCATGTCGCCCCAGCGGCCGTCGGCCGAACCTGGTTCTGGCATGCGGCGCACCTCGTGGAATTTGTAGCCGGAGGGGGTCTCGGTGTCTTGGCGGAAGAGGATGACGCGGGCGGCTTCGCCGAGGTGCTGGTTGACGAGGGCGCCCTCTTCGCTGGCGACCGCGATGTAGGGGCGTTTGCGCCCGGCCATCACCTTGGCGTTGGCGAAGCGGTTGAGACGGGTCATGTCCTCGTTGTCGATGCTCTCGTGAATGAGGCCCACGGCATCGGCGCGGCAGCGGGCGCAGTGGGTCATCTGCGGCAGGTGTTTCTCGCACTGCAGGCGGGTGCGGATGACATCGAGGTTGGCCGGGGCGGGCAGGTCCTCGAACGCGGCGCCTTTCACCGGAATGAAGGACATGCAGTTCATGAGATCGGCGCCGAGGTCGGAGACGGTGCGGGCGATGTCGAGGAAGTGGTGGTCGTTGATGCCCGGCATGATGATCGAATTGATCTTCACGATGATGCCGTGCGCCTTGAGCCGCTGGATGGCATCGAGCTGGCGATCGAGCAGGAGCTTGGCGGCATCGAGTCCGCGCATGGGGCGGCGGCCGTCGCGGATCCAGGCGTAGATGCGGGCGCCGATCTCGGGATCGACGGCGTTGAGGGTGATGGTGACGTGGCTGACCTCGAGGGCGGCGAGGTTGTCGATGTGGGGGCCGATGCCGAGGCCGTTGCTGGCGAGGCAGAGGATCATGTCGGAGTAACGTTTCCGCACGGCGACGAGGGTGGCCATGGTCTCGACCGGATTGGCAAACGGGTCGCCGGGACCGGCGATGCCCACGACGGTGAGGTTCTCGTGTTTGGCACGGATCTCCTCGAGGTAGGGCACGGCCTGATCGGGCGGGAGCACGGCGCTGGTGACGCCGGGGCGGCTCTCGTTCATGCAGTCGAACTTCCGGTTACAGAAGTTGCACTGGAGGTTGCAGCGCGGGGCGACCGGCAGGTGGACGCGGGCGTGCTGATGGTGGGACTTTTTGTTAAAACAGGGGTGGCGGGAGAGGTCGACCTTGGGGCCGAGGGAGGCGGGGGCGTCGCAGGTGGTGGTGGCGGGCGTGTCCATGTTTAAAAATTCCTGGGTCAGAGATAGCTGTATCCGATTTCTGAATGCGCCTGCTTGGCTTCGAGCAGGGCGTTGACGATACGGTCGAAGAGTTGCTGGGTGCCGGCGTAGCCGAGCAGTTGGATGCGCTGGGCGCCGAGGCGGTCGTGGACCGGGAAGCCGCAGCGCACGAGCGGCACATCGAGCGCGCGGGCGAGTTTGTAGCCCTTGCTGCTGCCGATGAGCAGGTCGGGCTTAAGCGCGGTGATGCGTTCCTCGATGTCGGCGAAGTCGCTGCCCTCGCGCACCTCGATCCGGTTGGCGAGTTCGGGGGCGTTGGTGAGGATGGCCTTTTCGAGTCGACCGCTGCGACCGCCGGCGGCGCAGAGCACGGGCACGATGCCGATCTCGGCGAGGAAGATGGCGAGGGAGGCGACGAGATCCTCCTCGCCGTAGACGATGGCCTTGCGGCCGGAGAGGTATTTGTGGGCGTCGACGTAGGCGTCGACCAAGCGGGCGCGTTCGTGGGCGAGGCGCAGGGGCGTGGGGCGGCCGGTGAGGTCGGCGAAAACGTCGCTGAGCGCGTCGGTTTGGCGCAGGCCGATGGGCAGGCCGAGGCGGTGCAGGGGCACCTCGCAGCGGCGGGCCAGATGGGTGCCGGCGGTGGCTTTGGCCCCGGCGAGAACGAGACCGCATTCAATGGCGACGGCGGCGCGACCAAGGGCGCGGAGATCGGTCACGGTGGTGCCGCCGGTGGGCATGCGTTCGTAGTCGGACCAGGTGCCGCCGTCGAGGGTCTCGCTGTAGTCGGGCACGAGGGTGACCGGGGATTGCCACGCGGCGGCGAAGTCGCGCAGGTGACGC
This portion of the Actomonas aquatica genome encodes:
- a CDS encoding lysylphosphatidylglycerol synthase domain-containing protein, which gives rise to MNTPAAQSSRAEVGWRWAKRLGSVVALASGGWVLWQGAQGLRSQDVVLDWARLLPVVVIGVGLWVALNALLGAAWAGMVRLLGGEVRTADSVRLAWRVQVAKYLPGNVFHYAGRVALAGEVGVRKTVAVVATAAEPVLQLAVACAAVAVVVPVGLRGDLPWPVLGVALVGCLGVVALAAVILRRRLAKAGVQPRWRVGSALAVVGSHLGVMVIQTLMFQLVVSRVGGGWEADGLTLFGVVVVSWTAGLVVIGAPGGIGVRELTLAVLAERLGAPGEVVAVAAVLTRLAAVAGDVSSAALARWWPSKE
- a CDS encoding ATP-binding protein; amino-acid sequence: MNSPSAPRSSIGIMQRTALLSWLVTVMTLGVFIVFIVPQQQRTFVESLESKAHGVAVSLRDVAAGAAINEDYSSVVDHSMEMLRGDPALVYIVITRNDGFSLISDREGWRAEMDSGPEWHPERRVPSGNIGEVSLSPERIYHYSQPFDYSAIEWGWIHVGLSLDTYKSNVNNLYQTTAIVTLVCLVLSLIASVIYAKRLVQPILALRKVVDRVAHGELRVRATIHRSDEIGSLSGSVNDMTASLERRDRIVGSVRRSAELFLRADSWEGTIPAVLHELAEATGVDRASVFVFTDLTPGAERSVRQYHWQRDDIPPESDAAHPEHPVYHPRETPFGDWMDSLLTGEGIAARAEDVSEDKRAVFTATHVKATILLPIMVSGEVWGTLNLDDCRVARRWEVAEQNSLRSAADMLGATIARQHAQDALLEANNTLEQRVTERTQELVAAQQQLINASRQAGMAEIATGVLHNVGNVLNSVNVSSSLVNDRVRESKLRSLVRLADLLKEHQNDFEHFVSNDPRGKHLPEFIIQIAANLANEREFVLNEHEQLTRNIEHIRDIVATQQNYAKVSGFLQQVQLSEIIKDSLQIHTAAFERHQIELIRDFHTDPIVVVDKHKVLQILVNLFQNARYALTEIEAGDRKIIARVEQPDPDTVRISVIDNGVGIPPENLTRIFSHGFTTRAKGHGFGLHSGANFANEMGGSLTATSDGPGHGATFTLELPIRPPE
- a CDS encoding phosphate/phosphite/phosphonate ABC transporter substrate-binding protein, with protein sequence MKTSSHRLHSWMRRGGLLFAFACSAWFASAQSAEPIVLRVGLSQNAFRDTNINDAIAAYRHFLANIAERQGYKIRVETEVFPDRQSYATALNRRSNPIHLGIIMNWSYLQMPPLEAMRPTFTIAEEDLPGRHFVILARRDRSWSRLEDLQGKSLIWWELADTGVISDWVETRLGEANLPPAADFFASISTGDKPSTVVLPVFFGTKDACVIDEPSFKLMGELNPQVASQLQVLVWSQRLADAVICTRESDWPNEDFKKDILDALLHLDEDSDGRQILTLFKVRKIMPYNPEELDTCRELLARWQAVQAQRSS
- a CDS encoding phosphate/phosphite/phosphonate ABC transporter substrate-binding protein, with amino-acid sequence MLALASALSASMAAAQAPSSPTDELMHFGFTARMFEGINLNDARAAMRVWTQEVAATRGLPVSPEIVSFDRVDDVVKALNESRLEAITLTAGEYWELRDRVSVGPLLLSRTNGEAFDHYVLLVRKADQISSLTQLRGKKLVMLLSARSCIMPEWLDLELYDADLPAPADHFGDVRQEAKLSRNVLNVFFGQSDACIVTRQGFELMQELNPQVGKQLEVLLESPPVVSSFFFFRGNFVSPSRQLIIDEFTSTNENPGKSQILTLFQQEELFQGTPEDLAETLALLDRHAAIDRPRSTP
- a CDS encoding TolC family protein, with protein sequence MSRSYLPSLRPLLSSAFLGGLCLAALPTAAADSGPVMTLDECVEAALANNHERPASQFAVAMAEARHQQAMAGYWPQVKLSAGYERLDENPNYIFPASQMYIPPQTVQVPAGTALINVPAGVFGPNPVQLPVSTPAQTITTDGSLFGVPEQEISLMDRDYLAASVDLTWLVYDGGMRRGYREQAGAYRDIMLQEARRTDLQIVDSVKRLYYGAVLARRLHEIGNDTLARMEATLSLTESLYQEGSGTVKKTDFLDNKIMVETIRGLVAQLEKNEAMAGAALAFTMGRSWRDSVTPADKELPWLPITPDLNNLVSAAYEFSPDWSRLEAALRAAEGGVRTARSGYHPKVALTGRLHRFWNDQTVGLASDNNKKGWGVGVGLEVPLFDGFLTRGRVAEARAQLGQLKEQKFLLQEGIGLRVRDIVLSITAAEKARESSRVAMESATENRDLNVRAYQAELVETDKVIRAQLTEAIMIAQHYKALYDHIALQSQLQFVVGSELSSRFQALR
- a CDS encoding homocitrate synthase/isopropylmalate synthase family protein; the encoded protein is MSSLSCRIVDTTLRDGEQAAGVLFSRADKLAIARALVAAGVPELEAGIPIMGCDAQDDLRAIIDTVGAARVLAWCRADRLDLDAARTCRATAVHLSFPVSAIHLGVWRRDEAWVLENVASLVARARQHFARVTVGAQDASRANPEFLDTFAAAAATAGAQRIRIADTVGILHPERTAQLVRRLTTAAPGLEIEIHAHNDLGLATANTLAALTAGATAASVTVNGLGERTGNAALEQVVMALRIAHHHDCGVNPAHLPALSELVAQASTRDVPPAAPIVGAAAFRHETGLHCAGLLRDERSYEPFAPSLLGRQRDAFTVGAKSGSSSVRAVLADHGTEVSPDTARQLLPAIRTAARKLQRALRPDELLTLARHTTALEGG
- a CDS encoding 4Fe-4S binding protein — its product is MAYQINAEACMACGSCADACPQGAIKPAGMVFTIEADECMDCGICADQCATAAIAAQP
- a CDS encoding (2Fe-2S) ferredoxin domain-containing protein is translated as MQTPAHHLFVCGSFRANGSPAGACAKKESLALVQYLQGEVDDRGLEGVVVSMTGCLNCCVNGPVVIDYPSGHWYRGVTEDVADEILDAIEEGDGVATAHLIPA
- a CDS encoding ferritin; the protein is MAISPTLQAAFETQGNREFATAKAYFAMACWCEARNWSGFAKLFTVQTSEEQEHAHQFFHFLVDRDVSPEVGSVPAPTSKFSDLIAVAKAAFDLERANTAAIHALYELALAEKDYAAQAFLHPFLLEQVEEEAWTDKLLDKTRQANCAGGLFNLDRHVVREVLGDQAK
- a CDS encoding radical SAM protein; the protein is MDTPATTTCDAPASLGPKVDLSRHPCFNKKSHHQHARVHLPVAPRCNLQCNFCNRKFDCMNESRPGVTSAVLPPDQAVPYLEEIRAKHENLTVVGIAGPGDPFANPVETMATLVAVRKRYSDMILCLASNGLGIGPHIDNLAALEVSHVTITLNAVDPEIGARIYAWIRDGRRPMRGLDAAKLLLDRQLDAIQRLKAHGIIVKINSIIMPGINDHHFLDIARTVSDLGADLMNCMSFIPVKGAAFEDLPAPANLDVIRTRLQCEKHLPQMTHCARCRADAVGLIHESIDNEDMTRLNRFANAKVMAGRKRPYIAVASEEGALVNQHLGEAARVILFRQDTETPSGYKFHEVRRMPEPGSADGRWGDMADILHDCRAILVSAAGPKPKRILEQRGIEVLEMEGLIEEGLRAVFTDQPVPAALKRRFTACGTGCKGTGTGCG
- a CDS encoding nitrogenase component 1, with amino-acid sequence MKALPPDHAHPTPRGGTPEFPSASTNPCKLCTPLGACLAFKGIAGTVPLLHGSQGCATYIRRYLISHFREPVDIASSNFSEDSAVFGGRRNLHHALDNVGRQYHPDLVGVATTCLSETMGENMPMLLGEYHRESAADGLARPPTVHVSTPSYKGTHAEGFNDTVRALVESLALPPRAGLNAPTPPALLPGMVSPADLRHLRDFAAAWQSPVTLVPDYSETLDGGTWSDYERMPTGGTTVTDLRALGRAAVAIECGLVLAGAKATAGTHLARRCEVPLHRLGLPIGLRQTDALSDVFADLTGRPTPLRLAHERARLVDAYVDAHKYLSGRKAIVYGEEDLVASLAIFLAEIGIVPVLCAAGGRSGRLEKAILTNAPELANRIEVREGSDFADIEERITALKPDLLIGSSKGYKLARALDVPLVRCGFPVHDRLGAQRIQLLGYAGTQQLFDRIVNALLEAKQAHSEIGYSYL